TCAGCGTTAAGAGGCATCCTTAAAGAAGTTAGGGCAGTAGATATGCACACTGTTGAATTTATAACAACACAACCATGGGCAAGATGGTATGCGGACTTCGGTGGCAGCATAGCGTTGCCATCGCATATATGGGGTAAACTTGAGGACCCCTTAAGTTACGAATTTATAGATGATCCAAGTAAACATGTTACGTCAAGCGCATTTATATACGATTCATTTAAAGTAGGCGAATGGTGGTTTTTCAGGAAAAGACCGGATTACTGGAAGAGAGAATCAATGCCAAAGATTGATGGAATACTTTATAGATATATGCCAGACTACTCGGTTTATCCGTTTGCCATATTGAGGGGAGATGTCGATGCAGCTACCCCGTTTCCATTCTATCTGCTCCCACAAGTAATTGGAAAACCTAACATTGGCATTTGGACATATGAAGTTCCAAGAGCTACAGAGTTTCTAGCTATTAACACTAGACTTTATCCGCTTAATTTGCCTCAAGTAAGACAGGCCATAGACCTAGCAATAGATAAAGTAGCTCTTGCACAATTCTATTGGATGGGTTACGGAATACCTGGCAACAGGTGCTTAGTTAACATGGCAGCTGATCCTGGATTTTATGTTCCCGAAGCTGCTTGGCGGGGCTGGGGTAAAACCCATGAAGAATGTGTTGCCGAAGCAAACAGAATATTAGACGAGCTAGGCTTTATGAAAGGCCCAGATGGTATAAGAGTAACACCTAATGGAACAAGATTAAGCTTCATATTTATAGTGCAAATGGCTACGCCACTAACAGTGAGACTTAGGACAGCTGAAGCTATAGTCGGCTACTTAAAGGAGATTGGGATTGAGATAAGTAAATTCCAGCCTTTAGAAATAGGAGATTACTTCTCAGCATTGTTCCTCGCAAAGAAGAAAGAATGGGGATTTGCAGAAGGATATTATGGTGAGTTTCCGGAGCTATGGTATCTTCAAGTAATCTCGTATCTTTTGCCAGCTATAGGTTTACAACAGGTGCTTGCTACAGGTTGGAATGAAACCGAACCCGAAGTTGCAGCTCTCGTTAGTGATCTTTCAAGAAGAGCGCTTCAAGCATTAAATCGTGACGACCTAGTAAAAGTCGTAAAAGAATTAATAAATATATATAAGGACCATATACCAACAATTTGTTTACTGTTCTTTTCTGGCCGAATACTGGTTTACAGAACAGATAAGTTAACCAATTGGAAGCCTGAAGTTGCAACAATGTGGGGTAGCTTCGGTTATCCACAGCCATTTAGACCATTAATGGTGACCGAGCTTACTCCTATTGGTTGGAAGCCACCTACGGCTCCGCCTACTGCGCCGCCCACCACTCCACCAACTACTCCCCCAACCGCACCACCAACAGCTCCACCCACAGCTCCACCAGAAGCACCAGCAGC
This DNA window, taken from Candidatus Bathyarchaeia archaeon, encodes the following:
- a CDS encoding ABC transporter substrate-binding protein, with the translated sequence MNRKTSKIIAIYCTMLLLFSILLAPLFGSTVFAEENILKMTIDCIPSSFNPLQAARVICQAVYFGGVLYEPLVLYLVNGSIVPWLAKSWEILDNGTRYVFHIDERAKWSDGTPVTAYDVELYWKLTMKYAFPSALRGILKEVRAVDMHTVEFITTQPWARWYADFGGSIALPSHIWGKLEDPLSYEFIDDPSKHVTSSAFIYDSFKVGEWWFFRKRPDYWKRESMPKIDGILYRYMPDYSVYPFAILRGDVDAATPFPFYLLPQVIGKPNIGIWTYEVPRATEFLAINTRLYPLNLPQVRQAIDLAIDKVALAQFYWMGYGIPGNRCLVNMAADPGFYVPEAAWRGWGKTHEECVAEANRILDELGFMKGPDGIRVTPNGTRLSFIFIVQMATPLTVRLRTAEAIVGYLKEIGIEISKFQPLEIGDYFSALFLAKKKEWGFAEGYYGEFPELWYLQVISYLLPAIGLQQVLATGWNETEPEVAALVSDLSRRALQALNRDDLVKVVKELINIYKDHIPTICLLFFSGRILVYRTDKLTNWKPEVATMWGSFGYPQPFRPLMVTELTPIGWKPPTAPPTAPPTTPPTTPPTAPPTAPPTAPPEAPAAPTIEQIFIIVIIVVIAVASYTAIRVKRKVKV